The Propionispora vibrioides genomic interval GAAAACCGGCAAAAAACAGAGCTTCCGCACCACATCTGGCTGCGGAAGCTTTTTTTGTCTTCCCGGCACTAGTCCTGACAGACAAAGCTGGAACACTGAGTATAGGTGTAATAATCGACGGCGCCGCCACTGACTTGAATAGAACCCAGCGCGCACAAGTGATTGTCATGATATTTACAGGTTTCCACCGCACATTGCAGACAGTCACAGGACCCGGAGCTGAGCGTGTTGTCGGTAAGCTGGGAATAGTGGGCTTTGTTTAAAAAGGACCCACAGTTGGTGGCCTGGGCATCGCGTGCCGAGCTTCCCACAATATCCACACAGTTTGCGTAACAAGCACGGTCTTTGTTATGAGCACAACTAACAACATCACAACGAATTTTATCCAACAATAGTCCCTCCTGTTATTTAAAATACCGGTCAAGCAGACCCTTAAACGCACAGCCATGCCGGGCCTCATCCTTGCACATCTCATGCACCGTATCGTGAATGGCGTCAAAATTCAACTGTTTGGCCATGACCGCCAGTTTTTTCTTTCCTTCACAGGCACCATACTCTGCTTCTACCCGGACACTCAGGTTAGCCTTGGTATCGGCAGCTACGACTTCGCCTAACAATTCGGCAAATTTGGCGGCATGCTCGGCCTCCTCAAAGGCAATTCGCTTATAGGCCTCCGCCACTTCCGGGTAGCCCTGCCGGTCAGCCTGTCGCGACATGGCCAGATACATCCCCACCTCCGTACACTCGCCGGTGAAATTGGCCCGCAGCATTTCCACCATCTCGGCTGGGATATCTTTGGTCGCCCCGATCCGGTGTTCATCGGCCCAAGTCAGTTCACCGGACATTTCCTTGAATTTTTCCTTACCGGCTTTACAGACAGGGCACTTATCCGGTGCCTCGTCTCCTTCGTGCACATAGCCGCACACCGTACAAACAAACTTCTTCATCCATGTTCCTCCCGCTCGTAGTAAGGTAATGTATCAGTGCTGCATCAACTTTGAAACGGAAAGAAGATGGCGAAATGTTGACCGTCAGCAATTTCTGTTTTCAAGGTTGGTACAGCACTGGCTATAGTGTTGGATTTTA includes:
- a CDS encoding NADH peroxidase, translating into MKKFVCTVCGYVHEGDEAPDKCPVCKAGKEKFKEMSGELTWADEHRIGATKDIPAEMVEMLRANFTGECTEVGMYLAMSRQADRQGYPEVAEAYKRIAFEEAEHAAKFAELLGEVVAADTKANLSVRVEAEYGACEGKKKLAVMAKQLNFDAIHDTVHEMCKDEARHGCAFKGLLDRYFK
- a CDS encoding DUF1540 domain-containing protein → MDKIRCDVVSCAHNKDRACYANCVDIVGSSARDAQATNCGSFLNKAHYSQLTDNTLSSGSCDCLQCAVETCKYHDNHLCALGSIQVSGGAVDYYTYTQCSSFVCQD